The following proteins are encoded in a genomic region of Liolophura sinensis isolate JHLJ2023 chromosome 7, CUHK_Ljap_v2, whole genome shotgun sequence:
- the LOC135471216 gene encoding LOW QUALITY PROTEIN: F-box/WD repeat-containing protein 9-like (The sequence of the model RefSeq protein was modified relative to this genomic sequence to represent the inferred CDS: inserted 1 base in 1 codon; deleted 1 base in 1 codon), which translates to MSSYEERNDDDNFSAASGDAVPADESSYARRLERNAAAGFNKGHLSQGFLSPGADNSEACLESLPLELLMHICSYLDAKXITDSLSHVSQPFEDILTVDSYWKARISSRWPKIYPAVPVESFDWKQACIEREETYRIWCKPEEHLEQFSYDVGIFAPVDCVHILKDQKIFASGSRDRYLNIVDADKLEYGNPASMKAANLHSAVAHKGWIWSLASLDDMLCTGSWDTYIKLWDLQAGCSLVSQFKCNSALLKLHIEPGLIMAGGYDKCLYMLDPRDGKIKKRRSHRQAVLCLAVDDHFIVTGSEDKTLCIFDRRADTVMKTIPMESYPMCLSYGENQLWVGDKTGLIHLFDTHSGAFELVQTCDVGHKNRVTAIQHTTGAMFTCSTDKTLKVLEPNQNPGVITTLQGEGELAGLHYKNGILVSAGDGISVGVWRPKVTKEMQSCDQSETNQDQSHDNDDQ; encoded by the exons ATGTCAAGTTATGAGGAGAGAAATGATGATGACAACTTTTCTGCAGCATCTGGAGATGCAGTGCCTGCTGATGAGAGCTCTTATGCTCGAAGATTAGAGAGAAATGCTGCTGCTGGATTCAACAAGGGACATCTGTCCCAGGGATTTCTGTCTCcaggggcagataactctgAGGCTTGTCTCGAATCTTTACCTTTGGAGCTTCTCATGCACATTTGTTCTTACCTGGATGCAA TTATAACAGACTCTTTAAGTCATGTAAGCCAACCATTTGAGGATATTCTCACTGTGGACAGTTACTGGAAAGCAAGGATATCAAGTCGCTGGCCAAAGATATACCCTGCTGTCCCAG TGGAGAGCTTTGATTGGAAACAAGCATGCATAGAGAGAGAGGAAACCTACCGTATTTGGTGTAAACCAGAGGAGCATTTAGAACAGTTTTCATATGATGTGGGTATCTTTGCTCCAGTAGACTGTGTT CATATTCTCaag GACCAGAAAATATTTGCATCTGGCTCACGAGACCGCTACCTCAATATCGTTGATGCAGACAAGCTGGAATATGGAAATCCAGCCTCTATGAAAGCTGCCAATCTCCATTCTGCTGTTGCTCACAAA GGTTGGATATGGTCTTTGGCTTCGCTGGATGATATGCTGTGCACTGGATCATGGGATACCTATATCAAACTCTGGGATCTTCAAGCTGGCTGCTCCCTGGTCTCTCAGTTCAA GTGTAATTCTGCCCTGTTAAAGCTCCACATAGAGCCTGGACTGATCATGGCTGGGGGTTATGACAAATGCTTGTACATGCTTGATCCTCGGGATGGAAAGATCAAAAAGAGACGATCTCATCGACAGGCGGTCCTGTGCTTGGCAGTGGATGACCACTTTATTGTAACTGGTAGTGAAGATAAAACACTGTGTATCTTTGATCGTCGGGCTGACACTGTAATGAAAACCATTCCC ATGGAAAGTTATCCGATGTGCCTAAGCTATGGAGAAAACCAACTGTGGGTAGGAGACAAAACAGGCCTCATCCATCTGTTTGATACGCACAGTGGTGCATTTGAACTAGTCCag aCATGTGACGTTGGACACAAGAATAGAGTGACAGCGATACAGCACACCACTGGGGCAATGTTCACATGCTCCACTGATAAGACACTGAAGGTTTTAGAACCCAACCAAAACCCCGGTGTGATTACAACCTTGCAAGGAGAGGGAGAACTGGCAGGA CTTCATTATAAAAATGGAATCCTGGTCAGTGCTGGTGATGGGATTTCTGTAGGCGTGTGGAGACCAAAGGTCACCAAGGAAATGCAGTCATGTGACCAGTCAGAAACCAATCAGGACCAATCTCATGACAATGATGACCAATGA